The Eleutherodactylus coqui strain aEleCoq1 chromosome 13, aEleCoq1.hap1, whole genome shotgun sequence genome includes a window with the following:
- the LOC136588030 gene encoding platelet endothelial cell adhesion molecule-like has product MYLPIIVTVLGFWSVTGQASDFTINSIELNAVPSTILKNGDNLVLECVVKFAKSKDFVLNSTITFYKDDNKIHTTSTIEDRVSLTIPVVRVSHSGLYKCDVSVASRPKTSDNVEIKVTGLFPPHINVSKNEVNEGDDVIVRCEAPEERSTMLFKFYKIKNQTVDETKSKTTNDNYQEVKFNIKEGEQILLFKCDVYLVLIGETSPYSESKHVTVLAPFSTPRIEVLPSLNFTEGKNMSVTCSVQKSPKRLDDMKVTLQKDGHIINSSTTSTLSYFRVATVDDMGEYTCTVESERTSKSKRTKIDIAELFARPNLTLSSKKQYINEGDYISLKCSVAGLATNVSRSLAYKFILNGVKTFKREGGTFSLSATENYSGSYVCQVTVSNITKVSEPLHIQAYAPVKNLVLTYMSNNKTVVLGDTLELTCKCKSGTPPITYSLFQGNQTLGQKTMQGNMEARFLVNSSKSHDLGQYRCKATNRNTQHTGKYSNIVNVTIIIPISSVDLEIIPSSGNVEEGSELSLICRVKDGTLPINFKFYKMKGSEFLLYNVTEREKLYAVYELPTFSKQGDGTYICVASNGAHKEVRSNSKDARAVLATWKKGVIGTFITLIILAAIAICAYMHMDKKRKGEDITTEKNRSSKPDTAKNEKLALEIKAGSVENEYDHHLLKTAEETTGNNQQKHEAEHTEADVANPDAHQDTAENNVTMVEDAPEANNHP; this is encoded by the exons ATGTATTTACCTATAATTGTCACCGTGCTGGGAT TTTGGTCCGTCACGGGACAGGCAAGTG ACTTCACAATCAACAGTATTGAACTGAACGCTGTACCATCCACCATACTGAAAAACGGGGATAATTTGGTTCTGGAATGCGTTGTGAAGTTCGCCAAGAGCAAAGATTTTGTGTTGAACAGCACAATCACCTTTTATAAGGATGATAACAAAATACACACAACCAGCACCATTGAAGACCGAGTGTCCCTCACCATCCCGGTAGTCAGAGTGTCCCATTCTGGACTATACAAATGTGATGTGTCTGTGGCCAGCAGGCCAAAAACAAGTGACAATGTCGAGATTAAGGTGACCG GGTTGTTTCCTCCTCACATAAATGTTTCCAAGAATGAAGTCAATGAAGGAGATGATGTGATTGTGAGATGTGAGGCTCCGGAGGAAAGGTCAACCATGTTGTTCAAATTCTACAAGATTAAAAACCAGACGGTCGATGAAACGAAGTCCAAAACCACTAATGACAATTATCAGGAAGTCAAATTTAATATCAAAGAAGGAGAGCAAATTTTACTCTTTAAGTGTGATGTCTATCTCGTCCTCATAGGGGAAACCTCCCCATATAGCGAAAGCAAGCATGTCACCGTGTTGG CTCCATTTTCTACCCCAAGAATCGAGGTCTTGCCTTCGCTCAACTTCACCGAAGGTAAAAACATGTCGGTGACATGTTCTGTCCAAAAGAGTCCCAAACGTTTAGATGACATGAAGGTGACACTGCAGAAGGATGGTCATATTATCAATAGCTCCACCACAAGCACATTGTCCTATTTTCGAGTTGCCACGGTGGATGATATGGGCGAATACACTTGTACGGTGGAGAGTGAAAGAACCTCCAAATCCAAAAGGACCAAGATAGACATAGCTG AACTATTCGCAAGACCCAATCTAACGCTAAGCAGCAAGAAGCAATACATCAACGAGGGCGACTACATATCCTTGAAATGCTCGGTTGCTGGTTTAGCCACTAATGTTTCACGTAGTCTGGCTTATAAATTTATATTAAATGGAGTGAAAACATTCAAGAGAGAGGGAGGCACGTTCTCCTTAAGCGCAACAGAAAATTATAGTGGATCCTACGTGTGCCAAGTCACAGTATCAAACATTACAAAAGTAAGCGAACCCCTCCACATACAAGCCTACG CTCCAGTCAAAAACCTAGTACTGACCTACATGAGTAACAACAAGACGGTGGTCCTTGGTGATACCCTGGAACTAACTTGCAAATGCAAATCTGGGACACCTCCCATAACGTATTCCTTATTTCAAGGGAACCAAACGCTGGGTCAAAAGACAATGCAAGGAAACATGGAAGCTCGATTTCTAGTCAATTCGTCCAAGTCACATGACCTGGGGCAATACAGGTGCAAAGCGACCAACAGAAATACCCAGCATACTGGAAAGTACAGTAACATAGTGAACGTCACAATCATCA TCCCAATTAGCAGCGTAGACCTGGAAATCATCCCAAGCAGTGGTAATGTGGAGGAGGGGTCCGAACTGTCCTTAATTTGCAGGGTAAAGGATGGGACATTGCCAATCAACTTCAAGTTCTACAAAATGAAAGGAAGCGAGTTCCTTCTGTACAATGTAACGGAGAGAGAGAAGCTGTACGCGGTCTATGAGCTGCCAACGTTTAGCAAACAAGGTGATGGCACCTATATCTGCGTGGCATCCAACGGGGCGCACAAGGAAGTCAGGAGCAACTCTAAAGACGCGAGAG CCGTCCTCGCCACCTGGAAGAAGGGGGTTATCGGCACGTTCATCACGCTGATCATCTTAGCTGCCATTGCCATCTGTGCATATATGCACATGGATAAGAAGAGGAAGG GTGAAGACATTACTACAGAAAAGAACAG ATCCTCAAAGCCTGATACAGCAAAAAATGAGAAGTTGGCACTGGAAATCAAAGCAG GTAGCGTTGAAAATGAGTATGACCACCACCTGCTTAAAACCGCAGAGGAAACCACAG GAAACAACCAGCAAAAGCATGAGGCGGAACACACAGAAGCAGATGTTGCCAATCCAGATGCCCACCAAG ATACTGCTGAAAATAACGTTACT ATGGTAGAAGATGCTCCTGAGGCCAACAATCATCCTTAA